Proteins encoded in a region of the Tachyglossus aculeatus isolate mTacAcu1 chromosome 11, mTacAcu1.pri, whole genome shotgun sequence genome:
- the LOC119934382 gene encoding 2',3'-cyclic-nucleotide 3'-phosphodiesterase isoform X1 — protein MSRGFSRRGQAFLPKLFRKMASASGPQAEFQFPFLQDEETASVLRESKTLIVLRGLPGSGKSSLGRAILERYGDGARLVSADTYKITPGARGAFPEEYRRLDEELAGYCRRGVAVLVLDDTHHERERLEQLFDVADRYQYQVVLAEPRTAWRLDCNQLREKTQWALPVEELRKLKPALERDWLPLYFGWFLSKRSSESLRKAGQAFLDELSVHKAFRKELRHFVSGDEPKDKVDLAAYFVKRPPGVLHCTTKFCDYGRAAGADEYAQQDVVKQAYAKAFSLTVSALFVTPRTAGARVELSDRELPLWPADVDRLTPAEALPRGCRAHVTLGCAGGVEPVQTGIDLLELVRQEKGGPPAEEVGELGRGRLVAYGNGRWLLRLAKKMEVRAIFTGYYGRGQAVPTQGPRKGGAFRSCTLL, from the exons atG AGCAGAGGCTTCTCCCGGAGGGGCCAGGCCTTCCTGCCCAAGCTGTTCCGCAAGATGGCATCGGCGTCGGGCCCTCAGGCGGAGTTCCAGTTCCCGTTCCTGCAGGACGAGGAGACGGCGTCCGTGCTGCGCGAGTCCAAGACCCTCATCGTGCTGCGGGGGCTGCCGGGCAGCGGCAAGTCCAGCCTGGGCCGGGCCATCCTGGAGCGCTACGGGGACGGCGCCCGCCTGGTGTCCGCCGACACCTACAAGATCACGCCGGGGGCCCGCGGGGCCTTCCCCGAGGAGTACCGCCGCCTGGACGAGGAGCTGGCGGGCTACTGCCGGCGAGGCGTGGCCGTGCTCGTGCTCGACGACACGCACCACGAGCGCGAGCGGCTGGAGCAGCTGTTCGACGTGGCCGACCGGTACCAGTACCAGGTGGTGCTGGCCGAGCCGCGCACGGCCTGGCGCCTGGACTGCAACCAGCTCCGCGAGAAGACCCAGTGGGCCCTGCCCGTGGAAGAGCTGCGCAAGCTGAAGCCGGCGCTGGAGCGGGACTGGCTGCCGCTCTACTTCGGCTGGTTCCTCAGCAAGAGGAGCTCCGAGAGCCTGCGCAAGGCCGGCCAGGCCTTCCTGGATGAGCTCAGCGTCCACAAGGCCTTCCGCAAGGAGCTGCGCCACT TCGTTTCCGGCGACGAGCCCAAGGACAAGGTGGACCTGGCCGCTTATTTCGTCAAACGCCCCCCGGGCGTCCTGCACTGCACCACCAAGTTCTGCGACTACGGCCGGGCCGCGGGGGCCGACGAGTACGCGCAGCAGGAC GTGGTGAAGCAGGCCTACGCCAAGGCCTTCTCGCTGACCGTCTCGGCCCTGTTCGTCACGCCGCGCACCGCGGGGGCCCGCGTGGAGCTGAGCGACCGGGAGCTGCCGCTCTGGCCCGCCGACGTGGACAGGCTCACGCCGGCCGAGGCGCTGCCCCGGGGCTGCCGCGCCCACGTCACGCTGGGGTGTGCGGGCGGCGTGGAGCCGGTGCAGACGGGCATCGACCTGCTGGAGCTGGTGCGGCAGGAGAAGGGGGGGCCCCCGGCCGAGGAGGTGGGGGAGCTGGGCCGCGGCCGCCTGGTCGCCTACGGCAACGGGCGCTGGCTGCTGCGCCTGGCCAAGAAGATGGAGGTGCGCGCTATCTTCACGGGCTACTACGGCCGGGGGCAGGCCGTGCCCACACAGGGCCCCCGCAAGGGTGGGGCTTTCCGCTCCTGCACCCTCCTCTGA
- the LOC119934382 gene encoding 2',3'-cyclic-nucleotide 3'-phosphodiesterase isoform X2 produces MASASGPQAEFQFPFLQDEETASVLRESKTLIVLRGLPGSGKSSLGRAILERYGDGARLVSADTYKITPGARGAFPEEYRRLDEELAGYCRRGVAVLVLDDTHHERERLEQLFDVADRYQYQVVLAEPRTAWRLDCNQLREKTQWALPVEELRKLKPALERDWLPLYFGWFLSKRSSESLRKAGQAFLDELSVHKAFRKELRHFVSGDEPKDKVDLAAYFVKRPPGVLHCTTKFCDYGRAAGADEYAQQDVVKQAYAKAFSLTVSALFVTPRTAGARVELSDRELPLWPADVDRLTPAEALPRGCRAHVTLGCAGGVEPVQTGIDLLELVRQEKGGPPAEEVGELGRGRLVAYGNGRWLLRLAKKMEVRAIFTGYYGRGQAVPTQGPRKGGAFRSCTLL; encoded by the exons ATGGCATCGGCGTCGGGCCCTCAGGCGGAGTTCCAGTTCCCGTTCCTGCAGGACGAGGAGACGGCGTCCGTGCTGCGCGAGTCCAAGACCCTCATCGTGCTGCGGGGGCTGCCGGGCAGCGGCAAGTCCAGCCTGGGCCGGGCCATCCTGGAGCGCTACGGGGACGGCGCCCGCCTGGTGTCCGCCGACACCTACAAGATCACGCCGGGGGCCCGCGGGGCCTTCCCCGAGGAGTACCGCCGCCTGGACGAGGAGCTGGCGGGCTACTGCCGGCGAGGCGTGGCCGTGCTCGTGCTCGACGACACGCACCACGAGCGCGAGCGGCTGGAGCAGCTGTTCGACGTGGCCGACCGGTACCAGTACCAGGTGGTGCTGGCCGAGCCGCGCACGGCCTGGCGCCTGGACTGCAACCAGCTCCGCGAGAAGACCCAGTGGGCCCTGCCCGTGGAAGAGCTGCGCAAGCTGAAGCCGGCGCTGGAGCGGGACTGGCTGCCGCTCTACTTCGGCTGGTTCCTCAGCAAGAGGAGCTCCGAGAGCCTGCGCAAGGCCGGCCAGGCCTTCCTGGATGAGCTCAGCGTCCACAAGGCCTTCCGCAAGGAGCTGCGCCACT TCGTTTCCGGCGACGAGCCCAAGGACAAGGTGGACCTGGCCGCTTATTTCGTCAAACGCCCCCCGGGCGTCCTGCACTGCACCACCAAGTTCTGCGACTACGGCCGGGCCGCGGGGGCCGACGAGTACGCGCAGCAGGAC GTGGTGAAGCAGGCCTACGCCAAGGCCTTCTCGCTGACCGTCTCGGCCCTGTTCGTCACGCCGCGCACCGCGGGGGCCCGCGTGGAGCTGAGCGACCGGGAGCTGCCGCTCTGGCCCGCCGACGTGGACAGGCTCACGCCGGCCGAGGCGCTGCCCCGGGGCTGCCGCGCCCACGTCACGCTGGGGTGTGCGGGCGGCGTGGAGCCGGTGCAGACGGGCATCGACCTGCTGGAGCTGGTGCGGCAGGAGAAGGGGGGGCCCCCGGCCGAGGAGGTGGGGGAGCTGGGCCGCGGCCGCCTGGTCGCCTACGGCAACGGGCGCTGGCTGCTGCGCCTGGCCAAGAAGATGGAGGTGCGCGCTATCTTCACGGGCTACTACGGCCGGGGGCAGGCCGTGCCCACACAGGGCCCCCGCAAGGGTGGGGCTTTCCGCTCCTGCACCCTCCTCTGA
- the DNAJC7 gene encoding dnaJ homolog subfamily C member 7 isoform X1, with translation MTAGYPDGCRIESWNAETGNREDGGGVLRAGRNRISGIGWKPGVNWGREAEAFKEQGNAFYVNKDYHEAFNCYTRAIDLCPKNASYYGNRAATLMMLGRFREALGDAQQSVRLDDGFVRGHLREGKCHLSLGNAMAARRSFQKVLDLDPRNAQAQQELKNADTVLDYEKTADLGFEKRDFRKVVFYMDRALEFAPSCHRFKILKAECLALLGRYPEAQSVASDILRVDATNADALYVRGLCLYSEDCIEKAVQFFVQALRMAPDHEKACVACRNAKALKAKKDDGNRAFKDGDYKQAHELYTEALAIDPNNIKTNAKLYCNRATVNAKLRKLDDAIEDCTSAVRLDDSYVKAYLRRAQCYMDTEQYEEAVRDYERVCQTEKTKEHKQLLKGAQLELKKSKRKDYYRILGVDKNASDDDIKKAYRKRALMHHPDRHSGASAEVQKEEEKKFKEVGEAFTILSDPKKKTHYDSGQDLDEDSMNMGDFDANNIFKAFFGGPGGFSFEASGPGNFFFQFG, from the exons ATGACTGCAGGATATCCGGACGGCTGCCGGATCGAGAGCTGGAATGCGGAAACTGGAAACCGGGAAGACGGAGGAGGTGTTTTAAGGGCCGGGCGGAACCGAATCTCAGGCATCGGCTGGAAACCGGGAGTCAACTGGGGCAG GGAGGCGGAAGCTTTCAAGGAGCAGGGCAACGCGTTCTACGTCAACAAGGACTACCACGAGGCGTTCAACTGCTACACCCGAGCCATAG ACCTGTGCCCGAAGAACGCCAGCTACTATGGTAACCGTGCCGCCACCCTGATGATGCTGGGTCGGTTCCGGGAGGCCCTGGGCGACGCCCAGCAGTCCGTGCGCCTGGATGACGGTTTTGTCCGG GGCCACCTACGAGAGGGCAAGTGCCACCTGTCCCTGGGCAACGCCATGGCCGCCCGCCGCTCCTTCCAGAAAGTCCTTGATCTGGATCCCAGGAACGCTCAGGCCCAGCAGGAG CTGAAGAACGCCGACACCGTCCTGGATTACGAAAAGACGGCCGACCTGGGCTTTGAGAAGCGGGACTTTCGCAAG GTGGTGTTCTACATGGACCGGGCCCTGGAATTCGCCCCGTCCTGCCACCGCTTCAAAATCCTCAAGGCCGAGTGCCTAGCGCTACTGGGACGGTACCCCGAGGCCCAGTCCGTGGCCAG TGACATCCTCCGGGTAGATGCGACGAACGCGGACGCGCTGTACGTGCGGGGGCTGTGCCTGTACTCGGAGGACTGCATCGAGAAGGCCGTGCAGTTCTTCGTGCAGGCCCTGCGCATGGCTCCCGACCACGAGAAGGCCTGCGTGGCCTGCAGG aaTGCCAAAGCCTTGAAAGCGAAGAAGGACGACGGGAACAGAGCCTTCAAGGACGGCGACTACAAGCAGGCGCATGAGCTGTACACAGAGGCCCTGGCCATCGACCCCAACAACATCAAAACCAACGCCAAGCTGTACTGCAACCGGGCCACCGTGAACGCCaag CTCAGGAAACTGGACGATGCCATCGAGGACTGCACCAGCGCCGTGAGACTGGACGACTCCTACGTCAAAGCCTACCTGCGCCGGGCCCAGTG CTATATGGACACGGAGCAGTACGAGGAGGCCGTGCGCGACTACGAGAGGGTTTGCCAGACGGAGAAAACAAAAG AGCACAAGCAGTTGCTTAAGGGGGCACAGCTGGAGCTGAAGAAGAGCAAGCGGAAAGACTACTACCGGATCCTGGGTGTAGACAAGAACGCCTCCGACGACGACATCAAGAAAGCCTACCGGAAACGGGCGCTCATGCACCATCCAG ACCGGCACAGCGGGGCCAGCGCGGaagtccagaaggaggaggagaagaagttcAAGGAAGTCGGGGAGGCCTTCACCATCCTGTCCGATCCCAAGAAAAAAACCCACTACGACAGCGGGCAGGACTTGGATGAGGACAGCATGAACATGGGCG ATTTCGACGCCAACAATATCTTCAAGGCTTTCTTCGGAGGTCCTGGGGGGTTCAGCTTCGAAG ccTCCGGCCCCGGAAACTTCTTCTTCCAGTTTGGTTAA
- the DNAJC7 gene encoding dnaJ homolog subfamily C member 7 isoform X2, producing MAAAAGADVVMAAAGGPDLLGDEEAMREAEAFKEQGNAFYVNKDYHEAFNCYTRAIDLCPKNASYYGNRAATLMMLGRFREALGDAQQSVRLDDGFVRGHLREGKCHLSLGNAMAARRSFQKVLDLDPRNAQAQQELKNADTVLDYEKTADLGFEKRDFRKVVFYMDRALEFAPSCHRFKILKAECLALLGRYPEAQSVASDILRVDATNADALYVRGLCLYSEDCIEKAVQFFVQALRMAPDHEKACVACRNAKALKAKKDDGNRAFKDGDYKQAHELYTEALAIDPNNIKTNAKLYCNRATVNAKLRKLDDAIEDCTSAVRLDDSYVKAYLRRAQCYMDTEQYEEAVRDYERVCQTEKTKEHKQLLKGAQLELKKSKRKDYYRILGVDKNASDDDIKKAYRKRALMHHPDRHSGASAEVQKEEEKKFKEVGEAFTILSDPKKKTHYDSGQDLDEDSMNMGDFDANNIFKAFFGGPGGFSFEASGPGNFFFQFG from the exons GGAGGCGGAAGCTTTCAAGGAGCAGGGCAACGCGTTCTACGTCAACAAGGACTACCACGAGGCGTTCAACTGCTACACCCGAGCCATAG ACCTGTGCCCGAAGAACGCCAGCTACTATGGTAACCGTGCCGCCACCCTGATGATGCTGGGTCGGTTCCGGGAGGCCCTGGGCGACGCCCAGCAGTCCGTGCGCCTGGATGACGGTTTTGTCCGG GGCCACCTACGAGAGGGCAAGTGCCACCTGTCCCTGGGCAACGCCATGGCCGCCCGCCGCTCCTTCCAGAAAGTCCTTGATCTGGATCCCAGGAACGCTCAGGCCCAGCAGGAG CTGAAGAACGCCGACACCGTCCTGGATTACGAAAAGACGGCCGACCTGGGCTTTGAGAAGCGGGACTTTCGCAAG GTGGTGTTCTACATGGACCGGGCCCTGGAATTCGCCCCGTCCTGCCACCGCTTCAAAATCCTCAAGGCCGAGTGCCTAGCGCTACTGGGACGGTACCCCGAGGCCCAGTCCGTGGCCAG TGACATCCTCCGGGTAGATGCGACGAACGCGGACGCGCTGTACGTGCGGGGGCTGTGCCTGTACTCGGAGGACTGCATCGAGAAGGCCGTGCAGTTCTTCGTGCAGGCCCTGCGCATGGCTCCCGACCACGAGAAGGCCTGCGTGGCCTGCAGG aaTGCCAAAGCCTTGAAAGCGAAGAAGGACGACGGGAACAGAGCCTTCAAGGACGGCGACTACAAGCAGGCGCATGAGCTGTACACAGAGGCCCTGGCCATCGACCCCAACAACATCAAAACCAACGCCAAGCTGTACTGCAACCGGGCCACCGTGAACGCCaag CTCAGGAAACTGGACGATGCCATCGAGGACTGCACCAGCGCCGTGAGACTGGACGACTCCTACGTCAAAGCCTACCTGCGCCGGGCCCAGTG CTATATGGACACGGAGCAGTACGAGGAGGCCGTGCGCGACTACGAGAGGGTTTGCCAGACGGAGAAAACAAAAG AGCACAAGCAGTTGCTTAAGGGGGCACAGCTGGAGCTGAAGAAGAGCAAGCGGAAAGACTACTACCGGATCCTGGGTGTAGACAAGAACGCCTCCGACGACGACATCAAGAAAGCCTACCGGAAACGGGCGCTCATGCACCATCCAG ACCGGCACAGCGGGGCCAGCGCGGaagtccagaaggaggaggagaagaagttcAAGGAAGTCGGGGAGGCCTTCACCATCCTGTCCGATCCCAAGAAAAAAACCCACTACGACAGCGGGCAGGACTTGGATGAGGACAGCATGAACATGGGCG ATTTCGACGCCAACAATATCTTCAAGGCTTTCTTCGGAGGTCCTGGGGGGTTCAGCTTCGAAG ccTCCGGCCCCGGAAACTTCTTCTTCCAGTTTGGTTAA